In Papio anubis isolate 15944 chromosome 20, Panubis1.0, whole genome shotgun sequence, the genomic window ccAGCCCCTCCTCCGTCAGACCCAAGAGTCCAGGCTCACTGGATAGACTTGATCCACTCATCCTTCTCCTCCTGCGTCGGGGCCGAGATCCGGTACACCATGTGGTTTCCCTCTACCACTCGGCCATCCGCCTCGGTTTTGCAGGCTTTGATGAGCTGCCCCTTATTGTTGGGGATGTAAAGTTCAAAGCAGTTCTGGGGACGAGAGAGGAAGGGCGCAGGTTAAGAGCCAGCCCTGGGCAGAGGAGGCCCCGCCCTGGCAGGAAGGTGTACAGAGAGGGTCTTACTGGTTTCCGGGGGTCGTCCACCTCTCGGATGCTCAGATTCTCCAGGGGGATGATTCCTCGGGGCTCCTTGTCCTAAGAAGCAAGTTGAACAGAACTCAGACTTCCAAATCTTCACCCCAGCCCGCCTCCCTCAGCCCCAGGAGTGCAGGCTCGCAGCCCTTCCTCCCGGAACCCAAGGGCCCAGCCGGGCCCCGCTCACCGTGGTGTACTCGAAGTAGTAGAGGCAGTTGTCTGTGAGGATAAACCAGCGCCGCTTCCACGTCTTCACCCGGCCCCCTAGAAGGGAAGGGGCGGGAGGGGCCTGGGCTCAACGGGGGACAGGGCCTCTGGGAGATAGGAGGGGCATGAGAAGCAGAGCAAGAGCGGTAGAGGTGGGGCTCCTGGGGCCTAGGACAAAGCCACTGCGTGGGGGGAGACAGACAAGCAGGGCCAGGCGTGCTGGGGCTCCAGGAATCGTCCACCCCCAGCTTGGGGCTCCACATTTTCTAAGTCTGTCAGCCCCAGCCCAGGATCCTGagcccccagccccctcctgTGGGCAGGAGGCCAGGGCGCCAGGGCAGCCCCTCCCCTCGTCTAGTGATGGGAGACAAAGACAGGTCGTGTACCTACCTCCTGGGGCAGACAGCGAGAAAGCAGGCAGGACCAGGTGCAGGAGaagggaaggcaggagaatggagcaCCCCCAAGAGCCGCAGACAACAGAAATAGGGTGGGCGCAGGGAGGGATGCGCAGGGGCGGGACAGAGAGGCAAACACAGGAGAGAAACAcgcagagagggaggagagggagagagagggaagaaaaccaGTTACATCCACATGAGGGGGCGATGGTTGGGGCCCCTCCCTCCCAGAGAGGCCAAGGGCCATGAGCCCCAGGTGGCAGCCTTGAAAACCCCTTGCTTCGGTACAGGGCCCCAGCCTACTCCCTAAGGTCTGTCCTAGACCAGGAGGGTCCTCCCTCGACATGGTAAAAGTGCCTCTCCCCTGGAGGTGGCACCACAGGGGAGAAGGCAAAACCCCCAGTCCTTGGCCTGAGGAGGCCGTGGGGGCCCATCTCAGCTCCTGCACAaagtggctgtgtgacctcagggcACTCTCTTGGActctctgtactccagcctgcagactcacttcaacctccaccttcctgtaGCAAAATAACCTGCTTCTGGCTTCCTTGTGGGCCCAGGGTTAAACAATGACAGTAAGAATGGCTTTTATTAGGCATGGAGTAGCAACCACCATCACCAATCTCCACTCCTGTATTTCCATCTTTTAAGGAAGGGGTCCTGGCGAACTGGCACAAAGGGAACAGAGGCCTTCTGGTCAGAGACGTCCCTGGGCTGGGCAGCCTTAGATGGGACTCAAAGCCAAACTGAGGcgtgagcctcaatttcctcatctgggaAATGGGAAAGGTTCCTGCTGACaggggcagtttttttttttttttgagatggagtctcgctctgttgcccaggctggagtgcagtggcgcaatctcagctcactgcaacctccacctcctgggttcaagcaattcttgtgcctcaacctcccaagtagctgggactacaggcgcccgccaccacgcccggctaatgttcgtatttttagtagagacggggtttcaccatgttggccaggctggtctcgaactcctgacctcaggtgatccgcacgcctcagcctcccaaagtgctgggattacaggcctaagccaccgtgcccggcctgacaGGCGCAGTTTTGAGGGAAGCAGTTCCGCGTGACGCTGGCGCCTTCCTGCTTCTTTCTGGCCCACTCACTGCCAGGGGCGCCTCGAGGACTCTCAGATTCCCCCAGCAGTCTGCCTCCCTTGGATCGAATGCGGGGATCTGGACCGGAGTGTTGGTTGGACAGAGATTTGcatgttttacttttatcttacagagacagggtcttgctctgttacccactccaggctggagtgcagtggcagaatcacaactcactgtagcctcgactgcttgggctcaaacaatcctcctgcaccaccaggcccggctaattttttaattttttgtagagatggggatatcgttatattgcccaggtgggtctcaaactcctgacctctagcaatcctcctgcgttgtcctcccaaaatgctgaaattccaggggtgggccactgtgcccagcctgacttGCGTATTTTACATTTACCAGGAAACCCTGGCATCTGTGGAGGCGGTGATGCCCTGGTTTAAGAGACAGTTCCACATGGAGAGGCCCCCAAGACTCAAGAGGCCAAAGCTGCCCTGTCCAACCTCCTTCTGAGAAGCCCGGCCTTGACTCCCTTCACTGAGCTAGAAGCTTCCTGTGGGCTCTCCTGCTGCCACGGGAAGCCTCCACCATTGTGCTGGACTGTAACTCCCCAGCTCTGTCTCGCTGGAGCAGCTGTGCACCGCTTCTCCATTATAAACCACATCTCACACACAGGTGGCGCCCACTGTTACCAGGCACGGCTCCAGGCCAGTGTCTCTCAACCTCAACTATGCATTGCGAGCTTAAACGGTGACTGATAGCCCTTCTGCTCCTGAAAGCCTGACTTCAGGAGTCTGTGGCCTGGCCACCAGAGTTTTCGAGGTGCCCAGGCAAATGTCATgtgcagccagggctgagaaccactCCAGTCCTCGTGCTAACCCCTCATCATGCTACGATCCTGTCTGATCCATGCTAACCAACCTTGAATGTGCCAGTGCCACATGTTACGACGAAGACTCCCCCCTCCATCTCAGCTGGGTCTCCCGACTCATCTGCACCAGCCCTGGCTATTCCCGCCCCAGCCGGGAGCCAGAATCTGGGACAGGTTTCCTCGCCTGTTTGGCTCTTTTCTGCCTGTGGGTGGTGTTTCGGGAAGGATGGCTCCTGGATCAGCCAGTGCTCTGGGCCTGATGCCTTGGAGTGCGGGCTCAGTCCTGCCTGGGACCCTGGGAGTTCTTGCCAAGGGGAATAACATGCTCCGGGGGTTTGGCTCCCTTGGGCTGGGTTAACGCAGTAGGGAGAAGCCTCAGTGAACTCTTCCCCCACAAAAGGACAATGTCACCTGCCTCTCACTGCGTCCTCAGCCcagctcagggcctggcacagaaggGCTCCATGAACATTCGTGGGTAAAGAAAAGGGGTTGGGAAGTACTTACTACAGGCCACGCCCAGCACACAGGcctgattttattttcagcaccattttttgGGTGttgaaaactgaggttcagagaggtcgAATCATTTGCCTCAGTTCAGGCAGCAGGTTTGTGTGGAAGCTGAGTCCAGGGCCCAGACCCACGAATGTCCCCCTGTGGAGGGACCAGCGGGGTCAGGAGGTCACGTACCCAGCTTCAGGAGCCAGCCCTCCCGGTCTGGGTTGAAGAAGGTGTGCGTCAGATCGTTCCCGTCATCCTCAGGAATCTTGAAGGGCTCATTTCGGATGCTGTCGTAGAGGTTCTGAGGAGTGAAGGCTCCATTAGCCATTCAAGGCCCCTGggaccccccccccccgccaagGGTTACTCAGGGTGGGGGGCAGCGAGACCAGGGGTGGGATGACTCAtggtggggaagagagaggggcaggctggggaggaggggaagtgaAAGGCAGAGAAGTgaagggaggccgaggtgggggaggaaagaagagatgcCCTGGTGACAGGTGGAAGAGCCGGCTCCGTCCTCAGAGAAACAGACAGATGGGGAATGAGGCCAATCAAGGGCCAGAAAGCATGACAGCCAGAGATAGAGCAGACAGACAGGCCAAAAATGTCAGGGCCAAAGCCTGAGAGAGACAGTCAAGAAGAGAAGCAGccagagtgagagaaaaagatCACACAGGAGTTGGCACGATCGCACCATCTTGGGGGTGACGGCAGACAGCTTGGGCACTAGGAGACCACAGGTGGGGCGGGGGTGTCTGTGGCAGGAAGAGGGACAGGGCTGAGGGGCAAGGAAGGCGGGCTGACCCTGAGCAGCTCCTCAGGCAGGTCCCCGCCCTCGTTGATGCCCCGGTTCATGGCCACAAAGCGCTCCAGGCCTGGCTTGTCCCGGACATTGGGATTGTGGAGACTGGTGTTGAGCATGATGACGGCGAAGGACAGCACGTAGCACGTGTCTGCACCAGACAGGGCAGGTGGTGACGACCCAGGCATGTCAGCCCCCAGTGCCCCCACTCCCCAGGacccccagctcccagccccctccctccctcagacCTAGGGGTCTGGGCCCCCGTCTCCTCTTTCCCAGGATCCAGGAGTTGGGGCCCGCACCTGTGGACTGGAAAACCCCAGGGTTGCACAGGCAGTATCGCTGGGCGAAGGCCTCCATCATCCGGTCAATTTTCTGGGCCTCTCCGGGGAGGCGAAAGCTCCATAGAAATTGCCTGGGTTGGGGAGGGGCCAGGAATGGATGCTAGGGCTGGCGGGAGCCTGTCCCCACTCTCAGTCCCTGTGATAGGAACTGGTCCATGAGGAATCCCAACCTTCCGGCCTCAGCAGGTGGTTCAGGTAAGGTCACGTGATCCAATCTGACCAATGGGCATTGGCCATAGGAGTGTTGTGGAGCGGTACAGAAATAGCCTCTTCCTGCTAAGTTTGCTAGACAGGTCTGGGGGTTGGTCGTGGCTTGTTATCAGGTAAGAGGGTCTGCAGAGAGCAATGCTGACACAGTGGCAAatacaagagacaaagaaagtcgaCTTTCTGACCACCATTGGAGCTCCTGGATATAGCTATGCCTGAAGGAGGCCATAACCTTGGACTTTGATGGTGCAGGACGCACTCGGTTCCctagtttttgtttctgttttgcttgtttctgtttttttcttaaggttTGTCACTTGTAACTAGGAAGGCCCTGACAGGTACATTCCTGGCCTTCCAAACCCCTCCCGGTCACTCACCTGAGGGCCTGCACCAGATTGAGGTCGGTGAACTCATGCAGATCCACAAAAGCATGGAGCACCGCCAGGTTCAGCTCTTCCCTGGAAGGACAGGACAAAGTCAATGCAGTTTGGAGAGGATGGAGCAGGAGTGGGCAGGAGGCAAGGCCCTGGGGAAGTCGTGCCCCTTCTACTGCACCACAGCTGCCCTCTGCGGAGGGTGAAGTTTCCTGCTGGGCTCCCACAGAGGCCTGCCCCCATGGTGGGGGATACTCAGAACACACTCTTGGGAGGAATATATGGCTTGGGAACCCAGGTTAAGCCAGACCTTTGTACAGTTGGGAGAAATCCCGCAAACATGTATGCTACCTACTGTCACCTCTCTCAAACGATCCCCACACTCCCCAGGTATCCAGACACAGTCCCCATCTCCCCCAGACATCCAGAGATGCTTCCCACGCACCCCAGATCTCTGTAAATCCCTGATTCCCAGACGTCTACAGATGGCCTCCAACCATCTGATGTCCAGTCCCATGCATTCTAGGCTTCCAAATGACCCCCACAACTCCTAGGCTCCCCACAAGGGCCCAATGGTCCCCACAGCTCCCAGATGGCAACCCAGTGCCCATGCACAGCCATGGTTTACCCCTGTTCTCATGCTCCCATGACCCTTGAGAGATGTTCTCCACCCTTCTCAGATATAAATGGATGCTTCCCCACAACCCCCAGGTAATTCCAGAAGGCCCCGCATCCCCAGATGCTCTCGGGTGGCCGCAGGCTCCCCTAGCCCCTGTGTCCGTCCATTCTGTCACAGTCCAGTCAGAAGACGCATCTGCCAGGGCCTCTCTGTGGGGAGGCTGCAGGGCTGTTCCACCTGCGAGCTGCCGGTGTGAGGGCAGGAGCTGGGCGCAGGTAGTGGGAGGGGCGGGCCCCACAGGAGCTGAGTGGTGGCCGTACCTCTCCCCCAGGTAGTCCCCGATGGCTGTCTTGTTCAGCCCCTCGCCCTTGTACAGGAAGCGGGCAATCTCCTCGGGTGTGTTCTGCAGCAGTTCATTCTCCACCAAGAACTGGATCCCCTGGTGAGTGGGGACAAGGTCTCAGTGCTGAGAGCCAGAAAGCTACCCCCCTCACCTCCCTGGGAACCTCAGCAACCAGACCTACCCCCACCCTCAACAGACCAGGGCCAGGTTTCACTTTCAGCCTTCTCAAGGGTCTTAAATAGGATTCTTCCCAACTCATGGCCTTTGCACCTCATGGCCTACCCTCTCTGCCTTTGCCTGGTTAATTCCAGCACCAACAACAGGGTCTGGCAAGGAACAGATGCtcagtacattttcttttctttctgagacctGGTCTCGCTCTActgcacaggttggagtgcagtggcgtgatcacagctcactgcagcttcgaaccgctgggctcaagggatcctctcccttcggcctcctgagaagctgggactataggcatgtaccaatacacctggataatttatttatttttattttttccagagatgAGTTATCACTAtgctgcccacgctggtctcaaattcctgccttcaagcaatcctcccgcctcggcctgtcaaagcactgggattacaggcataagccacggaaCCCAgccaataaatgtgtgttgaatgacTGAACAGAATTCCAACTGCTTCAGGAAAGAATAACGTGACAACCTTGAGCAGACGCAGTCCCTCAAGGGCTGTGAACTCCAAGCCCTTGCTAGACTGGAGGCTTCTCTTGCTCTCTGTGCTATGAAGCCCTCTCTACTGCTGCCATATCTCACTCTGAATTGGGGTATCCATGTCCAGGGGCTGAGCACAGGGCAGCATCTAATTCTTCTTTGGGTCCCCAGCATTGCCCTACACAGGATCAGGCTCTcaagaggcctcagaaaatgggtgttaaaggctgggcacggtggctcacgcctgtaatcccagcacttcgggaggccaaggcgggcggattacgaggtcaggagatcgagaccattctggttaactcggtgaaaccccgtctctactaaaaaaatagaaaaaattagccaggcgtggcggcgggcgcctatagtcccagctactcaggaggctgaggcaggagaatggcgtgaacccaaaaggcagagcttgcagtgagctgagattgctccatggcacttcagcctgggcgacagagtgagactccgtctcaaaaaaaaaaaaaaaaaaaaaagagaacggGTGTTAAATGAGTATGTGAacaggccggacatggtggctcatgcctgtaatcccagcactttgggaggctgaggtgggcagatcatctgaggtcaggagtttgaaatcagcctggccaacatggtgaaaccccatctttactaaaaatacataaattagttgggcatggtggcgggagtctgtaagcccagctacttgggaggctgaggcaggagaatcgcttgaacacaggatggggaggttacagtgagccgagatcacatcactgcactccagtctgggtg contains:
- the CYTH2 gene encoding cytohesin-2 isoform X2, whose amino-acid sequence is MDPGVRITRSPATSPVMESENQGLSPLPKPPDLTPEERMELENIRRRKQELLVEIQRLREELSEAMSEVEGLEANEGSKTLQRNRKMAMGRKKFNMDPKKGIQFLVENELLQNTPEEIARFLYKGEGLNKTAIGDYLGEREELNLAVLHAFVDLHEFTDLNLVQALRQFLWSFRLPGEAQKIDRMMEAFAQRYCLCNPGVFQSTDTCYVLSFAVIMLNTSLHNPNVRDKPGLERFVAMNRGINEGGDLPEELLRNLYDSIRNEPFKIPEDDGNDLTHTFFNPDREGWLLKLGGGRVKTWKRRWFILTDNCLYYFEYTTDKEPRGIIPLENLSIREVDDPRKPNCFELYIPNNKGQLIKACKTEADGRVVEGNHMVYRISAPTQEEKDEWIKSIQAAVSVDPFYEMLAARKKRISVKKKQEQP
- the CYTH2 gene encoding cytohesin-2 isoform X1 yields the protein MSVPRRSASAQHLSGASHWRASLSSAFCCFGGGACCPACSPIGPAGRLPLAGHTDISFLYDCWPWKTILWWRGRGGRKRPLWIGRCQKEGRSLLKGRLSDQGRVFSALRSGAEEAAVAPGAFERAHPSPRANADPGPTGGTAPDSPRAFLAAMEDGVYEPPDLTPEERMELENIRRRKQELLVEIQRLREELSEAMSEVEGLEANEGSKTLQRNRKMAMGRKKFNMDPKKGIQFLVENELLQNTPEEIARFLYKGEGLNKTAIGDYLGEREELNLAVLHAFVDLHEFTDLNLVQALRQFLWSFRLPGEAQKIDRMMEAFAQRYCLCNPGVFQSTDTCYVLSFAVIMLNTSLHNPNVRDKPGLERFVAMNRGINEGGDLPEELLRNLYDSIRNEPFKIPEDDGNDLTHTFFNPDREGWLLKLGGRVKTWKRRWFILTDNCLYYFEYTTDKEPRGIIPLENLSIREVDDPRKPNCFELYIPNNKGQLIKACKTEADGRVVEGNHMVYRISAPTQEEKDEWIKSIQAAVSVDPFYEMLAARKKRISVKKKQEQP